One genomic region from Knoellia sp. p5-6-4 encodes:
- a CDS encoding uridine kinase, whose translation MSPGRPGSAQRRDLLAHVAARVPDGPGTSCTRVGVDGPDGSGKTVFAAELAETLREGGRDVVQVSLDDFHHVREVRHRLGRTSPEGFWLDSFDYPRFVDEVLRPLGPGGSGCYRPRGHDLATDEVLDGPLLRAPAGAALVVDGLFLHRRELEGLWDFTVYLDVPFEVTAARMAVRDGSHADPEHPSMARYVQAQRRYLAERAPWERADMVVDNSDVERPVVTVPRLAP comes from the coding sequence GTGAGTCCGGGCCGTCCCGGCAGCGCCCAGCGGCGCGACCTGCTCGCGCACGTGGCCGCCCGGGTGCCCGACGGGCCGGGCACGTCGTGCACCCGGGTCGGGGTGGACGGCCCCGACGGGTCCGGCAAGACGGTCTTCGCCGCCGAGCTGGCCGAGACCCTGCGCGAAGGCGGGCGCGACGTCGTGCAGGTCTCTCTCGACGACTTCCACCACGTCCGAGAGGTGCGCCACCGCCTCGGGCGGACCTCCCCCGAGGGGTTCTGGCTGGACTCGTTCGACTACCCGCGCTTCGTGGACGAGGTGCTTCGGCCGCTGGGGCCGGGAGGCTCCGGGTGCTACCGGCCCCGTGGTCACGACCTCGCCACCGACGAGGTGCTCGACGGGCCGTTGCTGCGGGCGCCCGCGGGTGCGGCGCTGGTCGTCGACGGGCTCTTCCTGCACCGCCGTGAGCTCGAGGGCCTGTGGGACTTCACGGTCTACCTCGACGTGCCCTTCGAGGTGACTGCGGCACGGATGGCCGTGCGGGACGGCAGCCACGCCGACCCGGAACACCCCTCGATGGCCCGTTACGTGCAGGCGCAGCGCCGCTACCTCGCCGAGCGGGCACCGTGGGAACGGGCCGACATGGTGGTCGACAACAGCGACGTCGAGCGCCCCGTCGTCACCGTGCCTAGGCTCGCCCCATGA